In one window of Tripterygium wilfordii isolate XIE 37 chromosome 1, ASM1340144v1, whole genome shotgun sequence DNA:
- the LOC119999658 gene encoding uncharacterized protein LOC119999658 yields the protein MRKRDLAILMLAAFAIFFSLQHEGDFSFREAWFHLSDEYPIKYEADRLPPPIVADLNGDGKKEVLVATHDAKVQVLEPPARRVDEGFSEARVLVEVTLLPDKIRVTSGRRAVAMATGVIDRYYKQGQQQKQVLVVVTSGWSVMCFDHNLKKLWETNLQKDFPHNAHHREISISVSNYTLKHGDSGLVIVGGRMEVQPHIYMDPFEEIGMAERNAEQHRRSATEKEASDDSGTANLRHFAFYAFDGRTGTLRWASNNENGEAQSSDASQLIPQHNYKLDAHALNSRRPGELECREFRESILGVMPHNWDRREDTVLKLAHFRRHKRKIVKKVPGKTSNYPFHKAEENHPPGKDETKKISNLIGKAAKYVGSAKPKKPLTYIPTITNYTQLWWVPNVVVAHQKEGIEAVHLASGRTLCKLHLQEGGLHADINGDGVLDHVQAVGGNGAEQTVVSGSMEVLRPCWAVATSGVPVREQLFNASICHHSPFNLFQHGEFSRNFGRTTDVSSLEVATPILIPRSDGHRHRKGSHGDVVFLTNRGEVTSYSPGLHGHDAVWQWQLLTDATWSNLPSPSGMMDSGMVVPTLKAFPLRVHDNQQMILAAGDQEAVVISPGGSILTSIELPAPPTHALITEDFSNDGLNDLIVMTSNGVYGFVQTRTPGALFFSTLVGCLLIVMGVVFVMQHLNSVKGKPRGGPR from the exons ATGAGGAAACGAGATTTGGCTATTCTGATGCTTGCCGCTTTCGCTATCTTCTTCTCCCTTCAG CATGAAGGAGATTTCTCGTTTAGAGAGGCGTGGTTTCATTTATCCGATGAATATCCGATCAAATACGAGGCTGATCGTCTTCCTCCCCCGATTGTGGCCGATCTCAATGGTGACGGAAAGAAAGAAGTCCTTGTTGCGACTCACGATGCTAAAGTTCAG GTGTTGGAGCCCCCCGCGAGGCGTGTGGATGAAGGGTTCAGTGAAGCACGGGTGCTTGTTGAGGTGACTCTGTTGCCTGACAAGATTCGTGTTACATCAGGTAGACGTGCAGTAGCTATGGCAACGGGCGTTATTGATCGGTACTATAAACAAGGCCAGCAACAAAAGCAGGTTCTGGTAGTTGTTACTTCGGGTTGGTCGGTGATGTGCTTTGATCACAATTTGAAGAAGTTGTGGGAAACCAATTTGCAG AAGGATTTTCCACATAATGCTCACCATAGGGAGATTTCAATCTCAGTTAGCAATTATACCCTGAAGCATGGGGATTCAGGGTTGGTGATTGTCGGCGGTAGGATGGAAGTGCAGCCACAT ATTTATATGGATCCTTTTGAAGAAATTGGGATGGCAGAGAGGAATGCTGAGCAGCATAGAAGAAGTGCCACCGAAAAAGAG GCTTCTGATGACTCTGGAACTGCAAATTTACGCCATTTTGCGTTTTATGCATTTGATGGTCGAACTGGGACACTTCGATGGGCTAGTAATAATGAG AATGGCGAGGCACAATCTTCAGATGCATCACAGTTAATTCCACAGCATAACTACAAGCTCGATGCCCATGCACTAAATAGTCGTCGTCCTGGAGAG CTTGAATGCAGGGAGTTCAGGGAATCAATCCTTGGAGTTATGCCACATAACTGG GATAGGAGAGAAGATACAGTGTTGAAGCTGGCACATTTTAGGCggcacaaaagaaaaatagtgaaaaaagTACCTGGAAAGACGTCAAACTATCCCTTTCACAAAGCTGAAGAAAACCATCCTCCAGGGAAGGATGAGACGAAGAAAATATCGAACTTAATTGGAAAAGCTGCAAAATATGTTGGGTCAGCTAAACCTAAGAAG CCATTAACTTATATTCCAACTATAACAAACTATACCCAGCTGTGGTGGGTTCCTAATGTTGTTGTGGCTCATCAAAAGGAAGGGATAGAAGCTGTTCACTTGGCATCTGGTCGAACACTTTGCAAA CTTCACCTTCAAGAAGGAGGTCTTCATGCTGATATTAATGGAGATGGAGTCCTTGATCATGTTCAG GCTGTTGGTGGAAATGGTGCTGAGCAAACTGTTGTTAGTGGATCAATGGAAGTGCTGAGACCCTGTTGGGCTGTTGCAACCTCTGGTGTACCCGTGCGAGAGCAGCTCTTTAATGCCTCCATATGTCATCATTCCCCCTTTAACTTATTTCAACACGGAGAGTTTTCCAGAAATTTCGGTCGAACTACAGATGTATCTTCGTTGGAGGTAGCAACTCCCATACTTATTCCAAGGAGCGATGGTCATAGGCATCGTAAGGGTAGTCATGGTGATGTTGTCTTCTTAACAAATCGTGGTGAG GTAACTTCATACTCCCCTGGTTTGCATGGCCACGATGCTGTTTGGCAGTGGCAGCTCTTGACAGATGCTACATGGTCAAACCTTCCTTCGCCATCTGGGATGATGGATTCTGGAATGGTAGTCCCCACACTCAAAGCATTCCCTTTGCGTGTGCATGACAATCAGCAAATGATACTTGCAGCAGGAGATCAGGAGGCTGTGGTAATATCTCCTGGTGGAAGTATATTAACATCAATTGAGCTTCCTGCCCCACCCACCCATGCCTTGATCACAGAAGATTTCTCGAATGACGGGCTCAATGACCTCATTGTCATGACTTCTAATGGGGTATATGGCTTTGTCCAAACGAGGACGCCGGGGGCCCTCTTCTTCAGCACTCTGGTTGGTTGCCTTTTAATTGTGATGGGAGTCGTTTTTGTCATGCAACACTTGAACTCCGTCAAGGGGAAACCGCGTGGTGGCCCTCGGTGA